Proteins encoded in a region of the Methylosinus trichosporium OB3b genome:
- a CDS encoding MarR family winged helix-turn-helix transcriptional regulator — protein MDDNSRHAQLIMDSLRRIVQELRRSTSRCEQLTGLTGAQVFVLKQIQSKNGLSLNELAALTFTHQSTMSEVVCRLENKGLVLRNKSPDDARRLEIHLSAEGEAVLASGHLTAQENLTRAIASLPPETVIDLAQGLDQLIHMADLSDQPAVMFFDDDRNATPPGEPPK, from the coding sequence ATGGACGACAACTCGCGTCACGCTCAGTTGATCATGGATTCTTTGCGCCGCATCGTTCAGGAGTTGCGGCGATCAACGTCGCGCTGTGAGCAACTTACGGGGCTGACCGGCGCGCAAGTTTTTGTTTTAAAGCAAATTCAATCAAAAAATGGTTTGTCGCTCAACGAGTTGGCCGCTCTGACGTTTACTCACCAAAGCACCATGTCCGAGGTGGTCTGTCGACTCGAAAACAAGGGCCTTGTTCTTAGAAACAAATCCCCTGACGACGCCCGGCGGCTTGAAATCCATTTAAGCGCCGAGGGCGAAGCCGTCCTCGCGTCAGGGCATTTGACCGCGCAGGAAAACCTCACGCGCGCCATCGCTTCCTTGCCTCCCGAGACGGTGATTGACTTGGCGCAAGGGTTGGATCAATTGATCCATATGGCTGATCTTTCCGATCAGCCTGCCGTCATGTTTTTTGACGACGACCGAAACGCCACGCCTCCAGGAGAGCCCCCGAAATGA
- the tnpB gene encoding IS66 family insertion sequence element accessory protein TnpB (TnpB, as the term is used for proteins encoded by IS66 family insertion elements, is considered an accessory protein, since TnpC, encoded by a neighboring gene, is a DDE family transposase.), with protein sequence MISFASETRVFVSTQPIDFRRGVHGLVALVAEGLGNPYCGDIFVFRSKRRDRLKILMFDGTGMILATKWLEEGHFAWPPVKDGVMRVSATQLAMLVEGLSEWSRVVPKVVKRPTIVA encoded by the coding sequence ATGATTTCGTTCGCCTCGGAGACGCGCGTGTTCGTGTCCACGCAGCCAATCGATTTCAGGCGAGGCGTGCATGGCCTCGTCGCCTTGGTCGCGGAGGGTTTGGGCAATCCGTATTGCGGCGATATTTTCGTGTTTCGCTCGAAGCGCCGCGATCGATTGAAGATTTTGATGTTCGACGGCACGGGCATGATTCTGGCGACGAAGTGGCTCGAGGAAGGGCATTTCGCCTGGCCTCCCGTCAAGGATGGCGTCATGCGCGTCAGCGCGACGCAGTTGGCCATGCTTGTCGAGGGGCTTTCGGAATGGTCGCGGGTGGTTCCAAAGGTCGTGAAGCGCCCGACAATTGTTGCGTGA
- a CDS encoding DUF488 domain-containing protein: MRKIATKNVALKRAYERPVSDDGVRILVDRLWPRGIKKTDAKIHRWLKETAPSTELRQWFGHDVARWEEFRRRYEKELEGHLDEIEELRALAREGRITLVFAAHDEAHNEAIVLRDFLLRIH; this comes from the coding sequence ATGCGCAAGATTGCGACAAAAAATGTTGCGCTCAAGCGCGCCTATGAACGCCCGGTGTCTGACGATGGCGTTCGTATTCTTGTCGACAGGCTTTGGCCGCGTGGGATCAAGAAGACCGATGCGAAGATTCATCGATGGCTCAAGGAGACTGCGCCAAGCACCGAGCTACGGCAGTGGTTTGGACACGATGTCGCGCGTTGGGAGGAGTTTCGGCGTCGATATGAGAAGGAGTTAGAAGGTCACCTTGATGAGATCGAGGAACTTCGAGCTCTGGCCCGAGAGGGACGGATTACGCTGGTCTTTGCAGCCCACGATGAGGCTCATAACGAGGCGATCGTCCTTCGCGACTTTCTGTTGCGTATCCATTGA
- the tnpA gene encoding IS66-like element accessory protein TnpA, translating into MANAMVDAMHDDRTYRRVEVITGHRRRRDWTPEEKDRIVGESLRPKANISEVARRNGVSRGLLNIWRRQARALAASPSTKRELFATVLVESDATHREKSAASVSRPATSGAIKIEIGGATIRVPKGVDRATLDAVISALRTAR; encoded by the coding sequence ATGGCTAATGCCATGGTTGATGCCATGCATGATGACAGGACTTATCGTCGGGTCGAGGTGATCACCGGACACCGCCGCCGACGGGATTGGACGCCGGAGGAAAAGGACCGGATCGTTGGGGAAAGCCTGCGACCCAAGGCGAATATTTCGGAGGTCGCGCGACGCAATGGCGTGAGTCGCGGCCTGCTAAACATCTGGCGACGACAGGCGCGAGCGTTGGCCGCCTCGCCCTCGACGAAACGCGAGCTGTTCGCCACGGTGCTCGTGGAAAGCGACGCGACGCATCGCGAAAAGAGCGCCGCTTCCGTCTCGAGGCCGGCGACTTCGGGCGCGATCAAAATCGAAATTGGCGGCGCGACGATCCGGGTTCCCAAGGGCGTTGACCGCGCCACGCTTGATGCGGTGATATCGGCGTTGCGTACGGCGCGATGA
- a CDS encoding DUF6522 family protein, with translation MKPLEFEDGAIQVDATIVANGLGIEPTLLLERLREGKITSLCERGIDADSGRYRLTFFSENRRFSLTVDESGIIIQRSTIDFGQLPLPASARKPG, from the coding sequence ATGAAACCGCTTGAATTCGAAGATGGCGCCATTCAAGTCGATGCGACGATTGTCGCAAATGGACTCGGTATCGAGCCAACGCTCCTTCTGGAGCGCTTGCGCGAAGGTAAGATCACCAGTCTGTGCGAACGAGGAATTGACGCGGACAGCGGCCGGTATCGATTAACTTTCTTTTCCGAGAACCGCCGCTTCAGCCTCACTGTCGACGAGAGCGGGATCATAATCCAACGCTCGACTATTGATTTTGGTCAGCTGCCGCTTCCAGCCTCGGCGCGCAAGCCCGGCTGA
- the tnpC gene encoding IS66 family transposase: protein MALRPENLPSDPALLAELALGLDAENESLRAMVANLKGLIFGARSERLSVILAEQLPLDLEDAASIAPPPANDDAASTNERARRPRAKSKRNIGALPANLPRHEVTIEPDTTVCPCCAGKLHRIGEEASEALDRVPAVVRVLRTIRPKYACRNCEEKVVQAKAPARLIEGGMVTTALVCHIAVAKYGWQSTLYRQMQILAGLGVDLDRSTLARWMKQLAWMLKGLYLLQLAHMHTYPRLFCDETPMPVIEPGRKQTKTCQFWAHATDDRAWKGPAPPAVVYVFAEGRGKKEIAEQLRGFSGVLQVDGYAAYKSLAGGKGKATNGKIRLAFCVAHARRKFVAIHKSTQSPFAREVIERLAEVYAIEKRVRGTSADNRRAVRQAETKPIMEALHARLVAVKDGISRISPLRETIDYTLGHWAGLTLFLEDGRLEPDSNIVERSIRPIAIGKKNSLFCGDAGGGETWAIISSLLNTAKLNDVDPETWLTDVVERIVSGVTKSNQLHELFAWNWKAAREAEVQKAAA, encoded by the coding sequence ATGGCGCTGCGCCCTGAAAACCTTCCCTCTGACCCCGCCTTACTGGCCGAACTGGCGCTCGGGCTCGACGCGGAAAACGAGTCTTTGCGCGCGATGGTCGCCAATTTGAAAGGGCTTATTTTTGGTGCGCGGTCGGAGCGGTTGTCCGTCATCCTCGCCGAACAACTTCCCCTCGATCTGGAAGATGCTGCCAGCATTGCGCCGCCGCCCGCCAACGACGACGCGGCATCGACGAACGAGCGCGCGCGGCGTCCACGCGCAAAATCAAAACGAAACATCGGAGCCTTGCCCGCGAACCTGCCGCGCCACGAGGTGACGATCGAACCGGACACGACCGTCTGTCCCTGTTGCGCGGGCAAGCTGCATCGCATCGGCGAGGAGGCGAGCGAGGCGCTCGATCGGGTTCCAGCGGTGGTGCGGGTTCTGCGCACGATCCGTCCCAAATACGCCTGCCGGAATTGCGAGGAAAAGGTCGTTCAGGCGAAAGCCCCCGCGCGATTGATCGAGGGCGGCATGGTGACGACAGCGCTCGTCTGCCACATCGCCGTCGCCAAATACGGATGGCAATCGACGCTCTACCGGCAAATGCAAATCCTTGCCGGGCTCGGCGTTGATCTCGATCGCTCGACGCTGGCGCGCTGGATGAAGCAATTGGCGTGGATGCTGAAGGGTCTCTATCTCCTGCAACTCGCCCACATGCACACCTATCCCCGGCTGTTCTGCGACGAGACGCCCATGCCAGTCATCGAACCCGGGCGCAAACAAACGAAAACCTGCCAGTTCTGGGCCCATGCGACGGACGATCGCGCCTGGAAGGGGCCCGCGCCGCCTGCGGTCGTCTATGTGTTCGCGGAAGGACGCGGCAAGAAGGAGATCGCCGAACAGCTCCGCGGCTTCTCGGGCGTGCTGCAAGTCGACGGCTACGCCGCCTACAAGTCGTTGGCCGGCGGCAAGGGAAAGGCGACGAACGGCAAAATCCGCCTGGCGTTTTGTGTCGCGCACGCGCGGCGCAAGTTTGTCGCCATCCACAAATCGACGCAATCGCCGTTCGCGCGGGAGGTGATCGAGCGGCTGGCCGAGGTCTACGCCATCGAGAAGCGCGTTCGGGGAACCAGCGCCGACAATCGCCGCGCCGTGCGACAAGCTGAAACGAAGCCGATCATGGAAGCGTTGCACGCGCGGCTCGTCGCGGTGAAGGACGGCATATCGAGAATCTCTCCGTTACGCGAAACAATCGATTACACGCTTGGCCACTGGGCGGGCCTCACGCTTTTCCTTGAAGACGGGCGATTGGAGCCAGACTCCAACATTGTCGAGCGTTCGATCCGTCCGATTGCAATCGGAAAAAAGAATAGTCTGTTCTGCGGAGACGCGGGCGGCGGCGAGACATGGGCAATCATATCGTCGCTACTTAACACGGCAAAATTAAACGACGTCGATCCCGAGACATGGCTGACGGATGTCGTCGAACGCATTGTCTCCGGCGTCACGAAGAGCAACCAGCTTCATGAACTCTTCGCATGGAACTGGAAAGCCGCGCGCGAAGCCGAGGTTCAAAAAGCCGCCGCATGA
- a CDS encoding chloride channel protein translates to MNAHDVERSSTTAGLPISSGLGPALEQAHIIRHPNVLDSRTLFIVGLSVVLALATTIVARGLIFLIGLITNLAFYGRLSGELSSPAGNALGYWVILVPVIGAGIVGVMARYGSKAIRGHGIPEAMEQVLTNESRIPLRMTFLKPLSSAIAIGTGGPFGAEGPIIGTGGALGSLLGQLIHVSAHERKSLLAAGAAAGMTAIFGTPFSAILLAIELLLFEFRPRSFIPVTFAALTAICLHPILFGPAPLFHVPDLPPASQSALLAYALEGIVLGLCAVIISKSIYYVEDLFEHLPIHWMWWPALGGLVVGAIGVFSPRTMGIGYENIEQILNGNFVGPTLMAFCALKFISWSIALGSGTSGGTLAPLFTIGGAIGVLTGQLMNILTPNIGLDLRMAALVGMASCFAGASRAMFASIVFALEITRQFNSLLPLLAGCATAFMVSALLMKNTIMTEKLVRRGHHVPSEYLAHDTRS, encoded by the coding sequence ATGAATGCTCATGACGTTGAACGGTCGTCGACCACGGCGGGCCTGCCCATTTCTTCGGGTCTAGGGCCGGCTCTCGAACAGGCGCATATTATCAGACACCCTAATGTTCTCGATAGCAGAACTCTCTTTATCGTCGGTCTCAGCGTCGTTCTGGCGCTCGCAACGACCATCGTTGCCCGGGGACTGATATTTCTGATCGGGTTGATCACCAATCTGGCCTTTTACGGGCGGTTGTCGGGGGAACTTTCGTCTCCCGCGGGTAACGCACTGGGATATTGGGTGATTCTTGTTCCCGTCATCGGCGCGGGGATCGTTGGCGTCATGGCCCGCTATGGCTCCAAGGCCATTCGCGGTCATGGCATCCCCGAGGCCATGGAACAGGTTCTTACCAACGAGAGCCGAATTCCCCTGCGGATGACTTTTTTGAAGCCCCTTTCCTCCGCCATCGCCATCGGCACGGGCGGCCCCTTCGGCGCGGAAGGTCCTATCATTGGCACGGGAGGGGCCTTGGGTTCGCTGTTGGGACAGCTTATTCATGTATCCGCCCATGAACGCAAATCCCTGCTGGCGGCAGGAGCGGCCGCGGGAATGACCGCTATTTTCGGCACGCCTTTTTCCGCCATTCTTCTGGCCATTGAATTGCTCCTGTTTGAGTTTCGTCCCCGCTCCTTTATTCCAGTGACGTTTGCCGCGTTGACCGCCATATGCCTGCATCCCATATTGTTTGGCCCCGCGCCCCTGTTTCATGTTCCAGACCTGCCCCCGGCAAGTCAAAGCGCGCTTTTGGCCTATGCTCTGGAAGGAATCGTGCTGGGGTTGTGCGCGGTCATCATCTCGAAATCGATCTACTATGTTGAAGACCTATTTGAGCATTTGCCGATTCACTGGATGTGGTGGCCCGCATTGGGGGGACTGGTGGTAGGGGCCATCGGCGTGTTCTCTCCTCGCACCATGGGCATTGGCTACGAGAATATCGAGCAGATACTCAATGGAAATTTTGTCGGTCCGACATTGATGGCCTTTTGCGCCCTCAAGTTCATTTCATGGTCCATTGCTTTGGGCAGCGGCACCTCCGGCGGCACGCTGGCGCCACTTTTCACCATTGGCGGCGCGATCGGCGTTTTGACGGGGCAGCTAATGAACATCCTTACCCCGAACATTGGGCTCGACCTGCGCATGGCGGCGCTGGTCGGCATGGCCAGCTGTTTCGCCGGAGCGTCTCGCGCCATGTTCGCTTCCATTGTTTTCGCGCTGGAGATTACCCGACAATTCAATAGCTTATTGCCCTTGCTCGCAGGCTGCGCCACTGCCTTCATGGTGTCTGCCCTGCTAATGAAAAACACCATCATGACCGAAAAGCTCGTTCGTAGAGGGCATCATGTGCCGTCCGAATACCTAGCGCACGACACAAGATCATAG